The window gtcatagtatagttatgttgaaaaatgtaatgacaaaaagtcaaagtataaaatgtcgaaaaatttcatgaaaaaaagtcaaagtaaaaaatgttgaaaaatgtaatgaaaaaaagtcaaagtataaaatgtcgaaaaatttcatgaaaaaaaagtcaaagtaaaaatgtcgaaaaatttcatgaaaaaaaagtcaaagtaaaaattgtcgaaaaatttaatgaaaaaaagtcaaagtataaaatgtcgaaaaatgtaatcaaaaaaagtcatagtaaaaaatgtcgaaaatttcatgaaaaaagtcatgtataaaaatgtcgaaaatttcatgaaaaaagtcagttaaatgtcgaaaaatttcatgaaaaaaaagtcaaagtaaaaaatgtcgaaaagttcatgaaaaaaagtcatagtataaaatgtcgaaagatttaatgaaaaaaagtcatagtataaaatgtccgaaaaatttaatgaaaaaaaatcatagtataattgtcgaaaaatgtaatgaaaaaaaagtcatagtatagtatttcgaaaaatgtaatgaaaaagtcagtaaaaaatgtcgaaaaatttaatgaaaaaaggtcatagtataaaatatcgaaaaatttcataaaataaaatcatattatagtttgtcaaagaatttcatgaaaaagtctagtaaaaatgtcgaaaatttcatgaaaaaaaagtctagtataaaatgtcaaaaaatttaatGCCTAAAAAAGTCATGAGtcaaaaatgtcgaaaaatttcatgaaaaaaaaatcatagtataaaatgtcgaaaatttaatgataaaaaagtcatagtaaaaaatgtcgaaaatgtaatcaaaaaaaatcatagtataaaatgtcgaaagatttcatgaacacaaaagtcatagtataaaatgtcgaaaatttcatgaaaaaagtcaaagtataaaatttcgaaaaaatgtaaataaaaaaagtcatagtaaaaaatgtcgaaaaatttcatgaaagaaaagtcatagtaaaaaatgtccgaaaaatttcatgaaagaaaagtATAGTaaaaatgtcgaaaatttcaggaaaaagtcatagcataaaatgtcgaaaatttcatgaaaaaagtcaaagtataaaatttcggaaaatgtaataaaaaagtcatagtaaaaaatgtcgaaaagttttcatgaaaaaaagtcatagtaaaaaatgtcgaaaaatttcatgaaaaagtcatagtataaaatgtcgaaaaatttcttgaaaaaagtcaaagtataaatttcgagaaatgtaataaaaaagtcagtaaaaaatgtcgaaaaatttcatgaaaaaaaagtcatattaaaaaatgtcgaatatttcatgaaaaaaaaatcatagtataaaatgtcgaaaaatttaatgataaaaaagtcatagtaaaaaaaatgtcgaaaaatgtaatcaaaaaaaatcatagtataaaatgtcgaaagatttcatgaaacaAAAGtctagtataaaatgtcgaaaaatttcatgaaaaaagtcaaagtataaaatttcgaaaaatgtaaataaaaaaaagtcatattaaaaaatgtcgaaaaatttcatgaaaaagaagtcatagtaaaaaatgtcgaaaaatttcaggaaaaaagtcatagtataaaatgtcgaaaaatttcatgaaaaagtcaaagtataaaatttcgaaaatgtaataaaaaaaagtcatagtaaaaatgtcgaaaaatttcatgaaaaaaaagtcatattaaaaaatgtcgaaatatttcatgaaaaaaagtcatagtataaaatgtcgaaaaatgtaataaaaaaaagtcaaagtataaaatgtcgaaaaatgtaataaaaaaaagtcaaagtataaaatgtcgaaatatttcatggaaaaaagtcatagtataaaatgtcgaaaaatgtaataaaaaaaagtcaaagtataaaatgtcgaaaaatgtaataaaaaaagtcaaagtataaaatgtcgaaaaatttcatgaaaaaaaagtcatagtataaatgtcgaaaaatttcatgaaaaaaagtcatattattgtatgtcaaagaatttcataaaaaagtcatagtaaagtatgtcgaaaaattaatgaaaaaaaagtcagagtatagtatgtcgaataatgtaatgaaaaaaaaatcatagtataaaatgtcgaataatgtcatgaaaaaaagtcatattgtagtatgtcaaagaatttcataaaaaaagtcatagtatatttaTGTCGAATAATGTCTTGAAAATAGGTCATAGtaaatatgtcgaaaaatttaatgaaaaaagtcatagtattaaaATGTCGAAagattgaatgaaaaaaaagtcatagtataaaatgtcgaataATGTCTTGAAAATAGGTCATAgtaagtatgtcgaaaaatttaatgaaaaaaagtcatagtaaaaaatgtcgaaaaatttcatgaaaaaaaaagtcatagtataaaatgttgaaacatttcatgaaaaaaagtcatagtataaaatgtcgaaaaatttcatgaaaaaaagtcatagtataaaatgttgaaaaatttcatgaaaaaaagtcatagtataaaatgtcgaaaaatttcatgaaaaaagtcatagtataaaatgttgaaaaatttcatgaaaaaaaagtcaaagtaaaaaatgtcaaaaatttcatgaaaaaaaagtcgtagtataaagtgtcgaaagatttcatgaaaaaaagtcaaagtaaaaaatgtcgaaagatttcatgaaaaaagtcatagtataaaatgttgagaaatgtaataaaaaaagtcaaagtataaaatgtcgaaaaatttcatgaaaaaaaagtcatagtaaaaaatgtcgaaaaatttcatgaaaaaaagtcgtagtataaattcgaaagatttcatgaaaaaaaagtcaaagtaaaaaatgtcaaaaaatttcatgaaaaaaagtcatagaataaaatgtcgaaaaatgtaataaaaaaaagtcaaagtataaaatgtcgaaaaatttcatgaaaaaacgtcaaagtataaaatgtcgaaaaatgtcatgaaaaaaaagtcatagtataaaatgtcgaaaaatgtaataaaaaagtcatagtataaaatctcgaaaaatttcatgaaaaaaaaagtcatagtaaaaatgtcgaaaagtttaatgaaaaaaaagtcaaagtataaagtgtcgaaagatttcatgaaaaaaaagtcaaagtaaaaaatgtcgaaaaatttcatgaaaaaaaagtcatagtataaaatgttgaaaaatttcatgaaaaaaaaagtcaaagtaaaaaatgtcaaaaaatttcatgaaaaaaagtcatagtataaatgttgaaaaatttcatgaaaaaaaagtcgtagtataaagtgtcgaaagatttcatgaaaaaaaaagtcaaagtaaaaaatgacgaaaatctcatgaaaaaaagtcataatataaaatatcgaaaaatgtaataaaaaaaagtcaaagtataaaaatcgaaaaatttcatgaaaaaaagtcatagaataaatgtcgaaagatttcatgaaaaaaaagtcaaagtaaaaaatgtcgaaaaatttcatgaaaaaaagtcatagtataaaatgtcgaaaaatgtaataaaaaaaagtcatagtataaaatgtcgaaagattgaatgaaaaaaagtcatagtataaaatgtcgaataAGTCTTGAAATaggtcatagtaaagtatgtcgaaaaattaatgaaaaaaagtcatagtaaaaaaatgtcgaaaaatttcatgaaaaaaagtcatagtataaaatgtgaaaaatttcattaaaaaaagtcatagtataaaatgtcgaaaaatttcatgaaaaaaagtcatagtataaaatgttgaaaaatttcatgaaaaaaaagtcaaagtaaaaaatcaaaacattcatgaaaaaagtcatagtatataaatgttgaaaaatttcatgaaaaaaagtcgtagtataaagtgtcgaaagatttcatgaaaaaaaagtcatagtataaaatgtcgaaaaatttaatgataaaaaagtcatagtaaaaaaatgtcgaaaaatttcatgataaaaaagtcatagtaaagtttgTCAAagaatttcattaaaaaagtcatagtatagtatgttgaaaaatgtaatgaaaaaaaagtcaaagtataaaatgtcgaaaaatttcatgaaaaaaaagtcaaagtaaaaatgttgaaaaatgtaatgaaaaaaagtcaagtataaaatgtcgaaaaatttaatgaaaaaaagtcatagtataaatgtcgaaaaatttcatgaaaaaaagtcaaagtaaaaaatgtcgaaaaatttcatgaaaaaaaagtcaaagtaaaaattgtcgaaaaatttaatgaaaaaagtcaaagtataaaatgtcgaaaaatgtaataaaaaaaagtcatagtaaaaaatgtcgaaaaatttcatgaaaaaaagtcatagtataaaaatgtcgaaaaattcatgaaaaaaagtcatagtataaaattcgaaaaatttcatgaaaaaaaagtcaaagtaaaaaatgtcgaaaagttcatgaaaaaaagtcatagtataaaatgtcgaaaaatttcatgaaaaaaagtcatagtataaaatgttgaaaaatttcatgaaaaaaaagtcgtagtataaagtgtcgaaagatttcatgaaaaaaagtcatagtataaaatgtcgaaaaatttaatgataaaaaagtcagtaaaaatgtcgaaaaatttcatgataaaaaagtcatagtaaaagtTTGTCAAagaatttcattaaaaaagtcatagtatagtatgttgaaaaatgtaatgaaaaaaagtcaaagtataaaatgtcgaaaaatttcatgaaaaaaaaagtcaaagtaaaaaatgttgaaaaatgtaatgaaaaaaagtcaaagtataaaatgtcgaaaaattcatgaaaaaaaagtcaaagtaaaaaatgtcgaaaaatttcatgaaaaaaagtcaaagtaaaaattgtcgaaaaatttaatgaaaaaaagtcaagtataaaatgtcgaaaaaatgtaatcaaaaaaagtctagtaaaaaatgtcgaaaaatttcatgaaaaaaagtcattgtataaaaatgtcgaaaaatttcatgaaaaaagtcagtataaaatgtcgaaaaatttcatgaaaaaaagtcaaagtaaaaaatgtcgaaaagttcatgaaaaaaaagtcatagtataaaatgtcgaaagatttaatgaaaaaaaagtcatagtataaaatgtcgaaaaatttaatgaaaaaaaagtcatagtataaattgtcgaaaaatgtaatgaaaaaaaagtcatagtatagtatttcgaaatgtaatgaaaaaatcagtaaaaaatgtcgaaaaattaatgaaaaaaggtcatagtataaatatcgaaaaatttcataaaataaaatcatattatagtttgtcaaagaatttcatgaaaaaagtcatagtaaaaaatgtcaaaaatttcatgaaaaaaaagtcatagtataaaatgtcaaaaaatttaatgataaaaaagtcatagtcaaaaatgtcgaaaaatttcatgaaaaaaaaatcatagtataaaatgtcgaaaaatttaatgataaaaaagtcatagtaaaaaatgtcgaaaaatgtaatcaaaaaaaaatcatagtataaaatgtcgaaagatttcatgaaacaaaagtcatagttaaaatgtcgaaaaatttcatgaaaaaagtcaaagtataaaatttcgaaaaatgtaataaaaaaaagtcatagtaaaaaatgtcgaaaaatttcatgaaagaaaagttcatagtaaaaaatgtcgaaaaatttcatgaaagaaaagtcatagtaaaaaatgtcgaaaaatttcaggaaaaaagtcatagcataaaatgtcgaaaaattcatgaaaaaaagtcaaagtataaaatttcgaaaaatgtaataaaaaaaagtcatagtaaaaaatgtcgaaaaatttcatgaaaaaaagtcatagtaaaaaatgtcgaaaaatttcatgaaaaaagtcatagtataaaatgtcgaaaaatttcttgaaaaaagtcAAGTATAAAATTTcgagaaatgtaataaaaaaaagtcagtaaaaaatgtcgaaaaatttcatgaaaaaaaagtcatattaaaaaatgtcgaaatatttcatgaaaaaaaaaatcatagtataaaatgtcgaaaaatttcatgaaaaaagtcaaagtataaaatttcgaaaaaatgtaataaaaaaaagccatagtaaaaaatgtcgaaaaatttcatgaaaaagaagtcatagtaaaaaatgtcgaaaaatttcaggaaaaaagtcatagtataaaatgtcgaaaaattcatgaaaaaaagtcaaagtataaaatttcgaaaaatgtaataaaaaaaagtcatagtaaaaaatgtcgaaaaaatttcatgaaaaaaaagtcatattaaaaaatgtcgaaatatttcatgaaaaaaagtcatagtataaaatgtcgaaaaatgtaataaaaaaagtcaaagtataaatgtccgaaaaatgtataaaaaaaagtcaaagtataaaatgtcgaaatatttcatgaaaaaaagtcatagtataaaatgtcgaaaaatgtaataaaaaaaagtcaaagtataaaatgtcgaaaaatgtaataaaaaaagtcaaagtataaatgtcgaaaaattgaatgaaaaaaaagtcatagtataaaaatgtcgaaaaaatttcatgaaaaaaagtcatagtaaagtttgTCAAagaatttcattaaaaaaaccatagtaatagtatgttgaaaaatgtaatgaaaaaaaaagtcattgtataaaatgtcgaaaaatttaataaataaagtcatagtatagtatgtcgataaatttGACGCACGCACCGATCTCTGTTCACCATGCTGATCCTTTCTTTGATTCCCTTGTTTCACACCGACAAACACGCACCTCACACTAACCACTCAATTCACGTTTACCACCGTATTCACGCAATGTCAGGATAACCGCCGTGTTCACGCACCCTCATTAACCGCCGTATTCATGCACCTCACGCGGTTGggacgcactgaggacagtcacCCCGGTCAACAGtcacaccgggagcagggggccccgtcccCCCCaagcggggagagagggcgcagcgagccctttgtccacggtgcggcgaggtccggacggggcgctgtaaagctgcggccccgggaagcaccttcaccccgaacctttccaagccgacctagtgccggtggcggcgcaccgcctcgtatgcgagactccccagcctgccgagTGTCGCTCTCACCCTCCAActggattgattgattgattgattgactgattgattgactgactgattgagtgagtgagtgagtgagtgagtgattgattgattgattgattgattgattgattgattgactgattgatgattgactgattgagtgagtgagtgattgattgattattgattgattgattgattgaactGACAGCAGCTGTGAAAAACAAGTCTTTATTTACAAACTGtccaaaatgttagaaaaatacATCCCCTCCTTGTTTTATATCTGATTATGTAGAAGATTACAGCCCGATGTCCACGAGCTCCGTACGTCTGAACCGCTTCATCTGACCGGTTCCTTTACTCACAGTAGAGACGCACCGATCCAGCTGCTTCGGTCCCGGTAGAGACACCGAAGCTTCTCCGGTCCGGTAGAGACACCGAAGCTTCTTCCGTCCCGGTAGAGACACCGAAGCTTCTCCGTCCCCGGTAGAGACACCGAAGCTTCTCCGGTCCCGGTAGAGACACCGAAGCTTCTTCCGTCCCGGTAGAGACACCGAAGCTTCTCCGGTCCCGGTAGACACCGAAGCTTCTTCGATCCCGGTAGAGACACCGAAGCTTCTTCCGTCCCGGTAGAGACACCGAAGCTTCTTCCGTCCCGATAGAGACACCGAAGCTTCTTCCGTCCCGGTAGAGAACCGAAGTTTCTTCCGTCCCGATAGAGACACCGAAGCTTCTTCCGTCCCGATAGAGACACCGAAGCTTCTTCCGTCCCGATAGAGACACCGGAGCTTCTTCCGTCCCGATAGAGACACCGAAGTTTCTTCGGTCCCGGTAGAGATACCGAAGCTTTGGGGATCGGCCGATACCGGAGTAACCGATCCGATACCGGAGTTTCATTAATAAACTGTCTGCCTCGCTGTGAGGAAGAGACTAGATCAGGCTtcacttaaacattactttcataacttttaaaataaaatggaataaataaataataaatcagaaaCTTGGTAAAATAATCTTCTTACAGTTGAAGTGTAAATCTTTATAACGCAGCAACAACTGGTCACAACTGAaatattccagtatataatgtagaAATTGAATCGCCTCGCTGTAGCCGACGTCTAATCTGGTATCGATGCGTCCCTAACTACACTACATTCATCCTccgtctgagtctgagtctgagtctgcagGTGAAATAAACGTTACGTCCAACTTTTTAAATTGTGTGAAGAATGTGAAGCAATATCATAAATTATAGAACATTATATAAAGAGAACATTTCCAAGGCGACTTGAAACTGGTGCCAGAAAATGTCCTGAATTTCATAACTGTTTAATTACATAAATACTAATTACAAGATTACTTTGTCTTCAACTGTCGTTTCCAAATCAGTTTTGAAAAGCCACATTGTATAATGTTATGTGCCCCTCTATCACGGCCAACAGAGTCATCAAGTGGTTTTCCTCGTCAGCAGCATTTCAACATTAAGTGATAAAACTCTTTAAAACATAGATTTAAAATCCGTCCCGTCGTAGATTCACATCTCGTAGAAGAGCACAACTTAGTTGTTTCAAAAGAACTTCCACAAATCAGAATAAAAACTGGCGCAAGGGAACGATGAATGAGCCCAGATTAATATGATTGATGTTATATATAGATGCAGAACATGTTCATAAAATGAGTTTGTCTTGATATGTGTAGCTGCATGAACGAGCTGCTCAAACAGACACTCTGGAGGTGTAAACGTCGTCCTATGAAACTCCACAGATTTATATCCACTTTCAGAACTAAGTCTGAGCACGAGGAAACATTCAGACATGCTGCATTGAAGTGTTTGTACTTTGGCAACACATACTGTCCCCACTAACTGAGTTATTAAAGTGAGTTATTAACGTGTGTTTCAGATATTACATGAATGTTCTGAAGTTTCTTCTCGGATGATATCCAACGGGAAAGCATAAAGTGTAATCCTCTTTCAGCAGctcgtgtgtgtttgagagaaaacaacttcaacttGTGTGTTTTACTTCAAACGACATCTTTAAGTGTTCCGTCTTCCTGAGCGGCGCCGCGTTCAGctgttctgattggctgtccAGTACCCCCCCCTCCGGGTCAAGCGCCGAGGCGGAAACGAGCGAGGAGAGGGAGGTGATCGGACGAGTGACACCGATTGGGCAGGCCGTTGACTTCCTCAGCTCCGACTGGCCGACCAATGACAGCCTGCCACAGCAGTCGGAGGCCCCGCCCACACAGGAATTGAAGGAGGTGTGATGGATTCTTTGAAGGAGAACAGAAGGAAACCAGAGAGGTGGCGGGACGAGATGGAAGACGATGAAGAGCAAGGAATGAGAAGAAAGACAACAGTCAAGAAGAGAAGTGAAAGGTCACACAGGTGTCGACACCTGAACACAGGTATCTACACCAGAACACAGGTATCGACACCAGAACACAGGTATCTACACCTGAACACAGGTATCGACACCTGAACACAGGTATCTACACCTGAACACAGGTATCGACACCTGAACACAGGTATCGACACCTGAACACAGGTATCTACACCAGAACACAGGTATCTACACCAGAACACAGGTATCGACACCAGAACACAGGTATCGACACCTGAACACAGGTATCGACACCTGAACACAGGTATCGACACCTGAACACAGGTATCGACACCTGAACACAGGTATCGACACCTGAACACAGGTATCGACACCTGAACAAATCGGTATGACACCTGACAGGTATCGACCCTGAACACAGGTATCTACACCAGAACACAGGTATCGACACCTGAACACAGGTATCGACACCTGAACACAGGTATCGACACCAGATTCCATAGAGATAACTCCCTGATGAAGAAGGCATGggactgcagtgtgtgtgtgtgtgtttgtgcgtgtacCTGGGCTGTACAGGATGTAATCGACGGTGGTGGCGGTGCGAGAGTGACAGGTGGTGATCTCCGGCCTCCCGTCAGGCTTCAGGCGGTGCTGGTAGGACGACTGCAGCTTCAGACTGTGACTGATCTGAGCTCTGAAACAAACAAGGATTCacatcctttactgcagtacaagtactaatactacacactagaaatactccactacaagtactaatactacacactagaaatactccactacaagtactaatactacacactagaaatactccactacaagtactaatactacacactagaaatactccactacaagtacaagtcctgcatttaaaaagtACCTCAGTAAAAGTATGTGAGTATtatctgtattcttttatatcAGATGTTTCTGGATTCATATTTCTGCAGCAGCATGAGTTGCATCATACTGCTGTACATGTTTGACTTcatttaactcctttatatcctgttggctGGTTCaatctgcagcaatgcatcatggtctatgaGGTCCTcatgtgtcctgtgtgaagCTCGTATCTCTGATGTTTCCAGCTGTGTGACGATGCGTCTTCCAGCTGATTTAAAGAGTTTATTCAGCTTCAgaaggacgaagaggaggaggaggaggatttactcttcatccttcagttcatcacaaacattcaacaccAACACATCTGGACACACCTGGAGGGGGATGAAATCctgtaatctgtaaagtaactaaagctgtcagactcATGGAGTGGAGTACAGAGTATAATATGACCTCTGAGATGTGGTGGAGTTTAAAGTATGATGAAGAATAAAGGAGCAGACACACTGGAGTTACTCAAGTAGAGTACAAGTACTTGAatgtgtactgaagtacagtacttgagtacttagttacattccactgGTTATTTATTCTACATTATCCTATCAGAATGACAGAACCCCTCTGAATGTGACTCGTTATTAAAGAATACTGACGTTGCTTCAGAATGGAAACAGATTTAACGGAattaaaacacttgtttttctttcttttattaattcCTAACCTCTAAGAGACACTTCACAACAAACAGCTGCGATCGTTTGAGCAGTCTGATGAGTTGAGTCTTCAACGATGGATTGACAACTTTGAGAGGAATgaagggaggagggaagaagagaaagaagagaaaggagagatATTACCTGTTGGAAGAAGACGCAGCAGCTTTGGTGGCGACGTCTTCTACAGTCAGACTAGAGATCGCTCCTTCTActgctgagagacagacagagacacagagagacggagagacagagagacagagagagacggagagagagagacagagacagagagacagagacagagagagagagagacggagagacggagagagagagacagagagagacggagagagagacggagagagagacggagagacagagagagacggagagagagagagacagagagacagagacagagagacagagagacagagagagacggagagagagacacagagacacagagacagagagacagagagagacagagagagagacagagacagagacagagagagacagagacagagagacagagagagacagagagagagagagagacagagacagagagagagacagagagagacagagagagagagagacggagagacagagagacagagagagacagagagagagagacagagacagagagacagagagagagacggagagacagagacagagagagacagagagagagacagagagagagagacagagacagagagagacagagagacagagacagagagagacagagagacagagacagagagacagagagagacagagagagagagagagacagagacagagagagacagagagagagacagagagagagacagagacagagagacagagagagagagacagagagacagagagagagagagagacagagagagacagagagacagagacagagagagacagagagagacagagagacagagagagacagagagagagagagagagacagagagacagagagagagagacagagagagacagagagagacagagagacagagagacagagagagacagagagtgagagagacagagagacagagagacagagagagacacagagagacagagagagagagagagacagagagagacagagacagagagtgagagagatacacagagagacagagacagagagacagagagacagagacagagagacagagcgagagagacagagagtgagagagacagagagacacacctgTCAAAACCGTTCCTGACCGTTGCGGCTGCCGTCCAGAGCAGCAGAGTAATaaactgtattatattattctatatattctatatagGATATATAGGATATATTCAATATGAGAGCAGATCAGAGTTCAGGACGTTGAGTTTATCTCAGTGAGCTCACCTGATGGACTGCTGGGGGACGAGGACTCGGCGGGGGGGGATTTGTCCTCGTACTGACACTGCTGGTTGATTCCTAAACTGTGAGACCAGAGCGGAGACGTGAGGACACGTTGACCTCTGGGAGTGTCTTCCTGACCAGACACCTGGACACACATTaaagacagacagtcagtcttCACCGTCACACACTGGAGGACAGCTGTTACCATCATCTGGAGACTTGATTAACCGGTGAACAGGTGAACCGGTGAACTGTGAGTGTCTCACCGTGCCGATCTGTAGTCCTCTGTACGTCAGGCGGCCCGTGGTGAGGAAGCTGTACAGTGGACTGTGGGGGATGGAGTTAAAATCACCACACAGCACCACCGGATTGGTCGACCCGTCCGGGAGGCGGGACAGCCGGCCGATCTCGGCCAATAGGATGGCCAGCTGGGCCAGTTTGATGTCGCCGCGGCGAGGGTTGTAGAGGAGGTGAGTGTTGCCGACGCAGATGAAGGCCGAGGGATCCGATTGGCCCGCGGCGTCGTTAGGTTGCAGCAGCGCAACCAATCCCACGTTGTCCCGGTCGAGGAGGGCGTCACCGCG is drawn from Sebastes umbrosus isolate fSebUmb1 chromosome 18, fSebUmb1.pri, whole genome shotgun sequence and contains these coding sequences:
- the angel2 gene encoding LOW QUALITY PROTEIN: protein angel homolog 2 (The sequence of the model RefSeq protein was modified relative to this genomic sequence to represent the inferred CDS: inserted 2 bases in 2 codons; deleted 3 bases in 3 codons), whose translation is MSYNILSQELLQDNVYLYRHCKPGVLPWGHRLPNLLAEIQQHDADILCLQEVQVDHYENQIKPALQALGYQCEFRKRTGSKPDGCAVIFKTSRLSLLSSNPVEYFPPGDALLDRDNVGLVALLQPNDAAGQSDPSAFICVGNTHLLYNPRRGDIKLAQLAILLAEIGRLSRLPDGSTNPVVLCGDFNSIPHSPLYSFLTTGRLTYRGLQIGTVSGQEDTPRGQRVLTSPLWSHSLGINQQCQYEDKSPPAESSSPSSPSAVEGAISSLTVEDVATKAAASSSNRAQISHSLKLQSSYQHRLKPDGRPEITTCHSRTATTVDYILYSPESITPPSIPXVGGASDCCGRLSLVGQSEXEEVNGLPNRCHSSDHLPLLARFRLGA